One segment of Paenibacillus sp. FSL R7-0337 DNA contains the following:
- a CDS encoding NAD(P)H-dependent oxidoreductase, whose amino-acid sequence MKKVIAIIGNQQKNNTYRAVCEFEAQLRNFGEVEVEYIFLKDYRLEFCRGCKVCFNKGEEYCPLRDDRDVLVEKMESADGVIMAAPNYAFHVPAAMKNLLDRLAYVFHRPQFFGKTYTSIVNQGIHGGNAIRKYLSSMGENFGFQVTRGCVLSTMEPVSVAAAQKNAVRIRKAAARFYKGLMRPAPPTPTLFRLLMFRLSRTSIQHMLDERSKDFRHYQANGWFEAAYYYPVSLGPVKSLAGHLFDRLGKRMAKRA is encoded by the coding sequence ATGAAGAAGGTTATCGCAATCATCGGCAATCAGCAAAAGAACAATACGTACAGAGCGGTCTGCGAATTTGAGGCTCAGCTCAGAAACTTTGGGGAGGTAGAGGTTGAGTATATTTTTCTGAAGGATTACAGGCTTGAGTTCTGCCGGGGGTGCAAGGTGTGCTTCAATAAAGGCGAAGAATATTGCCCGCTGAGGGACGACCGGGATGTACTGGTGGAGAAAATGGAGAGCGCGGATGGTGTGATTATGGCGGCTCCCAATTACGCGTTCCATGTTCCGGCAGCGATGAAGAATCTGCTCGACCGGCTGGCGTATGTGTTCCATCGGCCTCAGTTCTTCGGTAAGACCTATACGTCGATCGTCAATCAGGGGATTCACGGCGGGAATGCGATCCGCAAATATCTAAGCAGTATGGGCGAGAACTTCGGGTTCCAGGTGACCCGGGGCTGTGTGCTTAGTACGATGGAGCCAGTTAGCGTGGCAGCCGCGCAGAAGAATGCTGTGAGAATCCGCAAGGCTGCGGCCCGCTTCTACAAAGGCCTGATGCGTCCGGCACCGCCGACTCCGACATTGTTCCGCTTGCTGATGTTCCGGCTGTCCCGGACCAGTATTCAGCATATGCTGGATGAGCGGTCGAAGGATTTCCGTCATTACCAGGCTAACGGCTGGTTTGAAGCGGCATATTATTATCCGGTCTCGCTGGGTCCTGTTAAGAGCTTGGCCGGACATCTGTTTGACAGACTCGGTAAAAGAATGGCTAAACGCGCTTAA